Proteins encoded in a region of the Megalops cyprinoides isolate fMegCyp1 chromosome 3, fMegCyp1.pri, whole genome shotgun sequence genome:
- the LOC118774707 gene encoding chloride intracellular channel protein 2-like yields MDLRQNSDKEPSIELFIKAGHDGQNVGNCPFCQRLFMVLWLKGVKFTVTTVDMKKKPAELKDLAPGTNPPFLLYNGDLKTDFIKIEDFLEQTLAPPRYPHLSPLNKESFDVGADIFAKFSAYIKSSPTNTFHEKALLREFKRLDDYLNTPLPQEIDHNSTVDVLVSKRKYLDGDRLTLADCNLLPKLHVIKIAAKKYCDFDIPAQFTGVHRYLKNAYEREEFSHTCPATIEIEKAYLDVAGKRK; encoded by the exons ATGGATCTCAGACAGAACTCTGACAAAGAACCCAGTATTGAGCTGTTCATAAAG GCCGGCCATGACGGGCAGAACGTGGGAAACTGCCCATTCTGTCAAAGACTTTTCATGGTTCTGTGGCTGAAGGGAGTCAAGTTCACAGTGACAACTGTGGACATGAAGAA GAAGCCAGCGGAGCTAAAGGACCTGGCCCCAGGGACCAACCCTCCTTTCCTGCTGTACAATGGGGACCTCAAAACCGACTTCATCAAGATCGAGGACTTCCTGGAGCAGACCCTGGCCCCTCCCAG GTACCCCCACCTCAGCCCGCTGAACAAGGAGTCCTTCGACGTGGGTGCCGACATCTTTGCCAAGTTCTCCGCTTACATCAAGAGCAGCCCCACCAACACCT TCCATGAGAAGGCCCTGTTGCGGGAATTCAAGAGACTGGATGACTACCTGAACACCCCCCTTCCACAGGAAATAGACCACAACTCCACCGTGGATGTGCTTGTCTCCAAAAGGAAGTACCTGGACGGAGATCGCCTCACACTGGCAGACTGCAACCTGCTCCCCAAGCTCCACGTCATCAAG aTTGCGGCCAAGAAGTACTGCGACTTTGACATCCCAGCCCAGTTTACAGGTGTGCACCGCTACTTAAAGAATGCTTATGAGAGGGAGGAGTTCAGTCACACCTGCCCGGCCACCATTGAGATTGAGAAGGCCTACCTGGACGTGGCTGGAAAGAGGAAATAA